agagtagggatgggtgacgtttcaggttgagacgcttcttcagacctatcaacctgaaatgtcacccattccttctatccagagatgctgctgtcccgctgagttactccagcattttgtgtctatcttcagtgtaaaccagcatctgcagttccttcctacaaatgtaATTGTTAAACTTTTATAGTCCACCACAAGCTTTTGCTTTATAATAGCATGCCACAGTAGATGCAGATAcctaataaatagacaatagacaataggtgcaggagtaagccattcggtgttgcgagccagcatcgccattcaatgtgatcatggctgatcaatgttGGGCCTTTGGGAGAAAGGACTTGCCAGAGGTAGGTGGCTTCGTACATTGAATTGTGAACATTTGTATTGAACTTCTGGTTGTGTACAATGAGTTAACCTCACATTTCGCATTATCTAAAGTGCATTGGTCTGTTCATCTTGATCCAACTTTAGAGATCTATCCTCTAAACATGACTAACTTTGTTAGTATCTGACACTGGTTGGTATTAAGTTTTAATAGAAAGACAGAATTTCTTGACAATTCTCTTGAAGTTACCCAAAACTGCACTGGTGATGGTTGAGCGTAACGGACTTGTCCAATCGTTAGGAATTCAAGCACCCCAACATTAAGAGTCTGCAGCGAGATTCCTACATCTGGAACCTTTCAAACACTCACCAGCTGCACAAGTACCTGTTCGCAGTGAAGAACACCAGCGATCGCCAAATTGTGGAGCAAATTATTCAGCAATTTATGAAGAAGATACTTCCAAATATCAACAACTTTCATAAAAGTAAGTGCCTATCTTTCTTGATCATGAGGGTAACAGAATGACATTTCATATCAGATGGAGAGTTGTGAACAAGTAGAGGTATAAGTGGACCATGGTACACCCGCTTCACCTTCTGACACATGGTGCACAATGGAATGGAATATTGGCTGTGGTGCTCATAGACTAACTAGTGGTGCTCATAGACTAACTAGTCGGTCATTTCAATCAACAACCAATACTATTACTATTATTTTCAATcataacagatcccacttcaaaaTATAAGAAGGCAAAGGGAACTTTCCACAGTTGGATCTTGCTTATTGATTGATGTGTATTTTAATCACAGTTGGGGTATGGTGGTGGCACAGCAGTTAAATTGCCAAACAAGCAATCCAGAGAATGGAGCCAAGTCTAACTCCCCATTTACTGTCCCCGCTCAACTGATGAATCAGTGCTCCTTCATGTTGAACAACACTTGGAGCACAGAAAGTAACAAGGGAATGAGGGCCTCAATGTCCATGACCAGggacggatttacgtataagcttcacaagaagcttagggcctcgagatctaggggggttcGTCAGGGCTGGATTTACCTGTAGGCTGTCATAGACTGAAGCCTAGGATCTCAAAAtcaagggggcctccggccaaggtattttttcccagagtaaaaaagatccagaggaaaaaaaaattggagcgttatcagcgtttccactttgatggAAATTACCCAAAATTCTGATTCCGGCCCTCTGGAAGTTTTGGGGAAAAAATTTGCGGCCATCCGGGCGAcacaaaatgacgctgtctctccgtgcgtgcgcagtgggccccggCGGGTttagatctccatttgcactccacacaatcacctcgatgccttgTGTCTACCAAAGGTCCTAGGTGTCTAttctagtggaatattgcgttacgggagtgcccgtttctccgggcTGGGGGTCGTggggctgcggtgtctgcggcgcagtcggaGCCTTGctgcgtgagagagagagggggagggagagagagcgggtgatgtgagagggggaaagggggggttgagacagaggggggagagaaagggaggggagcaggggagagagagaggggaagagagaggggaagggagaggggggagagagagatggggagggagagagaggtggatggagagggaggggagggggtgggggaaagggggattatctttagtgagattgcaaaattaaggtagattttagagaaattatattttctcctccatatgaataatatggtttaagaataaagaataagccatttagaacagagacgaggaaacactttttctcacagagagtggtgagtctggtattctctgcctcagagggcaatggaggcaggttctctggatgctttcaagagagagctagatagagctcttaaaaacagcggagtcaggggatatggggaaaaggcaggaacggggtactgattggggatgatcagccatgatcacattgaatggcggtgctggctcgaagggccaaatggcctactcctgcacctattgtctattgtctaataatatcaaacaattggaactgctttcttttccttgataacaatactgaaaaatatgtattccatagtttgcgactttcattttgcatcatatttttaatgtgcacacactaacacagtcgaacagtaacaggcaatcaaatcaacacacaaaacattttctaaaaaaaggttttatttactgcaaaaacttacgtttttttatttgcagtgtttgcatgctcctttataacattttacataaaattttacagtacaacttgattattaaaacaaggacagcttcaattcttgattttaaaaaatttatccaacaatgactcgaatcatcccattccaaccattcattactcttgactcaaccaaaattatttctgaaataatggtcatacatttggtgcaaaaatgggtgggggggggggggggtgaaggagaaGGGTGTATGGGCAGGGGTGGGTTGGTGGGGGgacatgggggggaggggtgtgtgggcgggggggttgtgggggggagggtgtgtgggcgggggcttGTGTGAGGGATAGGTGTATGGGGGGTGTTGTGCGGGGAGGGGAAGTGTGTGGGTGAAGAGCGGATTGTGGGAGGCAGGGGGGTATGTGGTCGGGGTggtttgtggggggagggagatgtttgggtgggggggttgtggggggaggagtgtgtgtcagcggggggggggaaggtggggagagagctcggagaaaagatggcgAAGAGCCATGGCGGAGagggggtatcatgggggagggggcaggagccagcgagggggaccagaggggttggggctggagctggcgatgcgatctcacagcgggcgctgggcactggtcgctggtcattctcctccgccgggatcagagtctacgttttccgtttggcgacattggCAACATCGTCGACTCCGCGCTGGCCgtgctgggctgggccgggccaTTTATGGTCCGTCCGAAATTGTGTCcgtttggagacctccgccggccatccagagtgtgcctcagctccagtaaagacgcgatggcacaggaaggaGCGAACCGTAccagggagtgacaggagaagagactaatccgtgtggcgctgaatggcaggaaaggagatcgatctgcgcatgcgcgattttaaagatttttaaacctcgctaacttttacattatgcCACCGGTTGGAATGGAACGGtacactcacagcacaggagaacggtgagtgagttggcgaaaaatcgtagcactaacGCGTAccttttttgtgcaaatagaaagaccatgcaaaccggaagataacaagattagagttttagttgtgtatatatgGTAAAATGTTGCAACATTTGTATGTCCAACAGGTATTATTCACGGGGACTTCACTCACACCAACATTCTTGTGCAGCCTCTTCATTCATCAGCTGATTGCTGCAACGTAGCAGGTCACATGCAGCAGGAGCTGGAGATTTCTGGCATCCTGGACTTTGGCGACACGGCTTGTGGTTACTATGTGTGTGACTTGGCCATCTGCATAATGCACCTCATGCTGGACAGTGAAGACCCCCTGCATGTTGGAGGCCATATTCTTGCAGGTTTCGAGAGTGTGATCCCTTTAACTCTCCAGGAAAGGGATGCCTTGTATTTGCTGGTTCTTTGCAGGTTTTCCCAGTCGCTGGTTTTCGGGACATATAATATTTTGCGTTACCCAGACAATGAAGAGTACCTACAGATCACAACAAGAACTGGCTGGAAGCATTTACGCCAACATTGGGATCTAGGAAAAGAAGCAGTGGAGAAGATTTGGTTTGAGACGGCCAAGTCCTACCTCACTCTGTGAAACCTCTATTGGTTCTCAGTGCCGGAGTATCATTGCCTCTCCCACAACATCCATATTTGAAAGAAAGATTAAAACACAATCGAGCAATATTCCTACCATTTGAAATTATATCCAGATGGATGTTAAGCCATTTTTCACTGgcatcctttagtttagtttagtttagtttattatcacctaTGCTGAGGTACAAATAGGTAGATAggtgttcagcactgctctctggtttatGTTTTTCGCTGGCCACCTTTCATTCACATTTCCCACTGTAACTGAATCAACAGTCCAAGTGTGAACCTCTCTACAGTCACTGAGTCCCAGTCCAGAGCTTCCCTTGCATGGGCCTGAAATGGTGCAGCCAACCATCATGAGATGTGATGCCTGGTAAATACTCAGGTAAATGTGATGCCTGGTAAATGCCTGTCTGATTGTCCTGCACATACTGGAACCCAAATCTTggaattaatctccaaacctcaTATCATTCTCAATTACATAGTGGGTAATTTTCTGTCAGGTTTGTGTTTGTAAATGATCTGCAATCTGTACATGAATGGTATTGAAATTGCACCAAAATTCCTCCACATGTTGATTTACACTATTATTTACATTGTCAATAgctgaggtttggagcaagcagccaacaactaggatgcatcacccatggtcagtcatgagcgATGGGGCCTACCAACAGCTGAATCATCACCCAAAGATCTGTTGTGAAATGCTCTTTGAAGACCAGTTCACATATGATGTACACATTGCAAAGCAGTTAGGAGAATTTCTTCTTCATTGCCATTTGGGCACGTTTTTCCTTCCTCATGTAATGTCAGAGTTCATTCATCTCCTTGCACTTCAACTTCACGCAGGCACTTTTGTCGTGCACTATACTTTGCCAGTCTCTTCCAACAAGCCCCATCACCACTTCCATTGTTTACTTCTTGCTGTCTTCCATCCTTCACGACTTTCTCTGCAGTCTAAAACTTATTCCAACTTCCCATTTTCAATTTTTAACAAAAGAtcaccgacctgaaatgttaactcttctTCCCTCTACACAATAGGTGagaattagtcatagagtcattgtgtacagtttgggtctattgtgtacagttttcatctccaaatttgaggatggacatccttTTGTTTAAggtagtgcagtgtaggttcacgagattgatccctgagatggcgggactgtcatatgaggaaagattgaaaagacttggcttggattcactggagtttagaaggatgaggggtaatcttatagagacatataaaattataaaaggactggacaagctagatgcaggaaaaatgtccagcaccgccatgatcacaatgaatggcggtgctggcttgaagggccaaatggcttcctcctacacctattttctatgtttctagagtgatacactgtggaaacaggcccttcagcccaacttgcccacaccagccaacatgtcccagccatactattcccacttgcctgagcttggtcaatatccctccaaacttgttctatccatgtacctgtctaactgttccttaaacgttgtgacagtcccagcctcaactacctcctctggcagcttgtgctatacacccaccaccctttgtgtgaaaaagttatccctcagatgcctattaaatcttttccccttcacccagaacctatatcctctggtccgcgattcccctactctgggcaagagattctgtgcacctacctgatttattcctctcgtgattttatacacatgcaacatttgcagcattttaaatgtgtgttttatataattatggagagacaTGGTGATGAGGCAGATATTGAGTGGATGAACATGGTCAATGGGGCATATGTGATCATGGGATGGATATGGTGAAGGGATGATATAATGATTTGATACTGTGAGGATATGGAAGCCTAGCGAGATGCAGTGCTCCTGGTGTTATGACCCAAAACCCTGaaagataaaaatataaatattctGACATGTGAATTGTGTTTCAATTTTATGCTGAAATTGTCCTCACACTGGTTATAAACTGGTTATAACGGAACTATGTATACATTAAAACTCTCAACATGAAAATATTTAACAGTGGgctgcacagtagcgcagcggtagacttgtgaccttacaatgccagagacctgtgtttgatcctgactacgggtgctgtctgtacagagtttgtacgttctccctgtgaccgtatgggttttctccaggggctcgggtttcctctcacatcccaaagatgtacaggtttacaggttaattggctttggtaagttgttcaattgtccctagtgtgcgtagggtagagagcaggatcgctggtcggcgcaaacctggtgggccatagggcctgtttctgtgcagtatctctaaacgtcTAAAGTTGCTGATTTTAAATACATGGGAATTACATTTCAAGAACCAGACATAATTCAAGATATTAGTAGGAATTGCACAGAACCACTTTGGTGTTCAGGGCCATTTTTTTGTTTCACCCTTCAATCAGATCAACATTTATTAAATGACTAGACTAGAAGTTGACTCACGGCAAATTcaagttgggtcccagcttcacacgggagggctggtcccccaacgcaatattccacctccccacctctccaccaattccaatattggtggccagtggggggggggggggggggggggtcttcctggagtgctagtatgggtgttgtgggctgaagggactggtttccagagggctagtatggatactcaagctgttgtgctggcagctcactcactcacggctggtgggctggaagttgaCACGGCTatcccttgaaattccatttcaagcagggtgcaaggccaccaaattcaggtgcaattTCCTGCCacattaagcagggtgcaaggccaccaaattcaagtgcagtttcctgcaacttcaagcagggtgcaaggccaccaaattcaagtgcagtgtcatatcacttcaagcagggtgcaaggccaccaaattcaagtgcagtttcgtaccatttcaagcagggtgcaaggtcactaaagacagagagtcatgacctctccctccctcatcttgcagagaccgggccacgcccacacttctgggttttatagtccttccccttctcccaccggaaggggcgtggccttcatggcgtgattgacaggagatggaatctcaacatttcttaaacacaaataactcttttatttttcatcgatgggaaacatcctctgcacctgatgagtggagggggatctGAGTAAGATGCCCAaacatcacagccgtatgtggtagcattttatctaaaatcaatatacagagcaaagaggaagtggtcaagattagacttttaattatatagaaggcaaggccacttttcaataaggcaaggccacttttcaataaggtcaGGCCATTTTTCACTAAAGCAaggccacttttcaataaggccaggccactttagcattttcaaaccacaggcaactttagcattttcaaaccacagccaactttagcattttcaaaccacaggcAACTAACTttatcattttcaaaccacaggcaactttagcattttcaaaccaaaacacgcttttgcattttcaaacttatttttcaaaccacattaagagcactgacaggtcagtaaaaccactcacagtttagtagacatgtgttcagttttattcacagctcagacggaGAGCTGcgaactctccctcccccatcttgcagagaactgaggcacctccacacttccgggttttacagTCCTGTCCCTCCcatcagaaggggcgtggccttcatggtgtgattggcaggggagaatctcaacaatttttaaacattaatgtcttttatttttcatcgatgggaaaaatcctctggccctgtGGAGCggtgggggactctgagtaagatggccaaaaatcacagccgtaagtggtagcgtttttctaaaatcaatatgaagtgcaacaggaagtggtcaagatcagagttttaattatatagatgctgCAGAAATTCCATGCAGTCACATTACTAACCTCAGTTGAAGCAGAGAACAACACTCAGATATGGCTAAATAGCTAATTTAGCAATCCCAACCAAACAGTAGCAACTATCTTTAATTCGATAGAGCTGGTATGTTATGATAGTAAAATGCATGTTTAAGATCTATAATTACAAAACGATACATGCTTGAAGcattcagcaggacagacagcatttttCGATGTGAGTGGTAACAGATGTACTGAATATATTTATTTGCGTTACTGTGGAATTCACAGGTTTTGAGTGCATGTTGATTTGCGCTCAGAGTAGGACTGCAGATTTCTACACCTGTCTGACTGAAGATCACACATTCTGTGCTGCGGGCCACTGGAATCCATCGTAAGGCAACACCACCCTCTTTAGGAGAGTAAACCACTGGGTGaccgcgatggcagcctcgccaacagtctgtctgtccttttgtctcttttttttgttatttttagtgtgttttaaaagtttgtgttaatgttctttggtttgttttaaatGGGGGGTGGGGCAAACTATTTTTTAATATCTTACCTTGCGACTGTTTTCCGGGTTGTATCTCTGATCGCTCTGCATCCTAACATCGTGGACCTGGAGacctgctcgggactgactttgagccccagcacagggcgtggacttaccttCGGGGcacatcccttgcctgggatcgatgctccaactgcGACCTGCAGACTTTAAGCTCAagggcttgcagtctcgggagagactgaGTCGGGAACTTCATAGTCGCAGAAggttttgaccagccccgacccagtGTCGATCACccgcgtgggggagctgacatcccactGATGCAGGAGATTGATCGATCCGATGCGGAGGGCTCGCTGCCGGTTACTGgagttaagatcatcccgtcaacggaaggctggtggcccccaaccacgggagaacaaaaagggaagagattgaactttttttcaccttccaacacagtgaggaatgtggaggagtcactgtggtggatgtttatgttaaaatgtattttgtgtgttctgttgctttttattagtatgactatagcaaatcaaattcctcgtatgttgcaaaacatacttggctaataaagtaagtatGAATATATTAGAATGTAACGTCGTGGGGAGGGATATGGTTGGAAGGGAACGGGGTGAAATATAAGATGTTAGTTAAAttgccagttgctaaacactttaattctccttccattcccacacagacctttctgtcctaggtctgctccattgtcagagtgaggcaaaccgcaaattggaggaacagcatctcatattttgcttgagcagcttacagcccagtggtatgattattgatttcaagtaacccctgcactccctctctctccatccctcccccacccaaatcacacCAGCTTTCATTCTCATCcagctacagctaacaatggccagttttttGACATGCTGATTTGAAATTAGTTTTGGTTGATGTGGGGATACCTGACTTTAAACATATTGAACATGCGTTGAACCGTACTGTACAAGGTTCTTGAGTCATCCTCTGATGTGCAGCCATCTGTAACAACACATGACAAGTCCTAGAGAGTTCTCTTTAATAAGAGTAAATACAAATATAGGATTGAatagcatgtttaagaaagaactgcagatgctggaaaaattgaaggtgctggagaaagtcagcgggtgaagcagcacccgctgtggaacgaaggaataggtgacatttcggaccaagacccttcttcggactctgaatgtaattttttttagtgtttttaagATCCAATTGTGAATGGTGATAAGGAATTAGAAAGTGGACAAAACTTCAATCGATCAATATCTGTGTAAAGGCAGACATTTGCGAGCTGAATTTTAGAGCAGTGCGGAAACTGGACTGTGCTGCTCACCTTGGGCACAAGTAATTAAAGTGTGTCTGGGGAAAGAATGCAAATTGTCAGAGTCCAGTTGCATGGTGGTGACAATGGGACGAGCAAAAGATACCTTGGTCAGCAgagatgaattgggctgaagggcctttccatgctatgactgtgactgagcctgtgaaaatgtaaaatattaaTAATACCAGAGTAGTCCAACAATTTCCAAACCTCAAATTCCAAATTCTGATTTATTATAGGACTTGGATTATAAAAACGGATCCCCTGCGGATTGACGTGTACGCTGTTGAAGGGGTGCCCGTGCTTCATGTTTAACTAGGGGGACAGATGGGGCAGATCGATCTGCAAATTACAAATTGTAGGAGTTTGCAGAGAATTGATGGGGTTGGTTCACTCAAAAATTGGCTTAAATATCTGAAAATAAGTCCCTTGAATGCGGTAAAGAACAGCGTGCAAACTCAAGGCCACAGGCAACAAGATCCCAAACAGAACTGTGAAAATCCCTTTATGACATGGAAGCACTTGATACATCCTAATCATCCCACACATCCCACCCTATGCGTGTTTTCTCAGCAGTGTGTTCACTGTGTTCTGTGTGAAAGTTAGCAGTTGAATTCCATAGTTTTTGTTTTGTTAGttctattatgttcagtttttagTGAAAGTCTGCAGACCCTTCAATACTCCGCTCCGATACCACACAAATACTGTGCCTGAGTAAAAAGCTTGAAACACTACCAATTCATCA
This is a stretch of genomic DNA from Amblyraja radiata isolate CabotCenter1 chromosome X, sAmbRad1.1.pri, whole genome shotgun sequence. It encodes these proteins:
- the LOC116968285 gene encoding hydroxylysine kinase-like isoform X2, which produces MTDSDEAAVIRPSLSEAQVVELVGRLYGLKVSEVKPLPSYMDQNFHILVCETQEGGDHGESYVLKVLNTAESQDTDLVEVQTRVMMFLNQKGFPTATPITTIDGKILSLETISCGEEYKNYMVRLLTYLPGTQLLGISADPQILYKIGRTLAQINKVLTEFKHPNIKSLQRDSYIWNLSNTHQLHKYLFAVKNTSDRQIVEQIIQQFMKKILPNINNFHKSIIHGDFTHTNILVQPLHSSADCCNVAGHMQQELEISGILDFGDTACGYYVCDLAICIMHLMLDSEDPLHVGGHILAGFESVIPLTLQERDALYLLVLCRFSQSLVFGTYNILRYPDNEEYLQITTRTGWKHLRQHWDLGKEAVEKIWFETAKSYLTL
- the LOC116968285 gene encoding hydroxylysine kinase-like isoform X1 — protein: MCFILLLFQMTDSDEAAVIRPSLSEAQVVELVGRLYGLKVSEVKPLPSYMDQNFHILVCETQEGGDHGESYVLKVLNTAESQDTDLVEVQTRVMMFLNQKGFPTATPITTIDGKILSLETISCGEEYKNYMVRLLTYLPGTQLLGISADPQILYKIGRTLAQINKVLTEFKHPNIKSLQRDSYIWNLSNTHQLHKYLFAVKNTSDRQIVEQIIQQFMKKILPNINNFHKSIIHGDFTHTNILVQPLHSSADCCNVAGHMQQELEISGILDFGDTACGYYVCDLAICIMHLMLDSEDPLHVGGHILAGFESVIPLTLQERDALYLLVLCRFSQSLVFGTYNILRYPDNEEYLQITTRTGWKHLRQHWDLGKEAVEKIWFETAKSYLTL